The Cellulophaga lytica DSM 7489 nucleotide sequence TTTATTAACTATAAAAATAGTTGCATAACTAAAAAAATAGGTTTAAGTTTGGTTTCTGATAAATTCGAGTTGTAATACATACAATATGAAAAAGTTAACAAACAAAGAGGAAGAAGTACTTAAAATTTTGTGGAAGCTAGAAAAAGCTTTTGTTAAAGATGTTTTGGCAGAATTTAAAGAAGATAAGCCACATTACAATACGCTATCTACTATGATTAGGAATTTGGAGGAAAAAGGATATGTTAGTCATACTGCATACGGCAACACTCATCAATACTACCCAATAGTAGAGAAAGAAGTGTACAGAAAAGGATTTATGAGTAGGGCAATTACAGACTTTTACAGCAACTCATACAAGAGTTTGGTGTCTAATTTTGTTAATGAAGATAAAATTAGCGTAGATGAACTAAAAGAGATTATTAACCATATAGAAAACAATAAATAATGGAGTATTTAATTTTTATTGCTAAAAGTAGTTTGGTTATAGCCTTATTTTTTATTTGTTTTCAGGTGTTTTTACGTAACGAAACATTTTTTAAAGCTAAAAGATGGTTTTTGCTAGCGGGTATATTTGTAGCAATGGCATTTCCTTTTTTAATTATAACCAAGGTAGTTTTTGTAAATACTCCTGTTGTAGATTTTAATCAATTAACCAATACGGTTGTCAATCAGTCATCAGTAGAAAATATAAATTGGTGGTTGGTAATTTTGACTGTTTACGCTATGGGTTGTATATTTTTCTTAGGTAGATTTTTAGTGCAACTAGCATCTTTATTTAGTTTAATTAATAAAGGAACAAGCACAAGAGTAGGTAAATATAAAATGATTGAGGTTACTGCGGATACCAGTGCGTTTTCATTTTTTAATTACATAGTTTACAATCCAAGTTTACACACAGCAAATGAGCTTAAAACAATTATTAAGCACGAAGAGTTACACGCTAAGCAAAAACACTCTCTAGATATGTTACTTACACATTTGTTATGTGTATTGCAATGGGCAAACCCGTTTGCTTGGTGGTACAAAAAAATGGTTTCTGTAAACTTAGAGTACCTTGTAGATGATGCAATTGTATCTCATCAAAATAAAAAAGAATACCAGTATTTGTTATTGCAACAGTCTGTACATAGTATGGCATCTTTATCAGTAACCAATACATTTTTTAATTCACTAGTTAAAAAACGTATTGTAATGCTCAACAAAAGCAAGTCCAGAAAAGAAAGCATACTAAAAATGGGGTTGGTAATACCAATGTTGTTTTGTGCTGTTGTTGCATTTAATACAAAAACTATTGCCCAATCTAAATCTGTTTCTAATGACTTAGTTAGTGTGACTCCTAAAATAACAGTTGTTGAAAATAGTAAAACTATAAGAGTAAAAGACTCTGTTAAAACTTTAGAAAATAAAGCTAAAAAACAAGCTAAAGCTGCTCATGTGCAATCAAAAGAAAAGCAGGCAAAAGTGTCTAACACATTTAATTTTCAAATAGAAGATAATGCGCAAGCTACTATTACTCCTGTTTCTATGACTACGCCAATACGTGAAGTCAAAACACCTAAAAATTCTTATTTAACAAGTAAAAAACCTTTAATAATTATAAATGGCGAGGTAATGCCAAGTTCTTTTGATATGAATCTGTTAATTCCTGAAAATATTGAGCATATAAATATCTTTAAGAGTCAATCTGCTATAGATAGGTTTGGTAAAAAAGGAGAAAATGGTGTGGTAGAAATTACAACAAAAAAATAAAAATCAATCTTTAATCAATTAAAAACGAACAGTTATGTTACAAAAAATGAAATCAGTAAAAATAAAAATTAGTGCAGTAGCTATTGCATTACTAATTTGTATGTTAGGGTCAAATGTACAAGCACAATCTAGTAATTTTTCTTTTGTAGGATCAACAAGTAAAGAAAAAATAAAATTGCTAACCATAGACATATTACCTACTACTACAGCTAATGATTTAGCAGGTTTTAGTAAAGACGCAAAAAAGGAAGGTGTAACTTTATCTTTTAGTGATGTTAAACGTAATGATGAGGGAGAGATAACAAGCATATCTGCTACATATAAAACTAAAGACAACGCAACAGAAACATACAAAAAAGAGAAAAAGTGGGGTATAGAGCCTTTCTATTTTTATTTTTCTGTGAAGGAAAAAGACAAAAGTGTTGTATCGGTTGGATTTAAGGCTAAAAATAACAATCAGCTTTCTAACATACTTTTTGTTGTAAACGGACAAGAAGTTCCTAAACCTTTTGATGTTGGTATGATGGATCCTGAAGATATAGAGGCTATAAATGTTTTGAAAAATGAAAGTGCAACAGCTAAATACGGTTCTAGAGGTAGAGATGGTGTTATTGAAATAACTTTAAAGTAAAAAATGAAGAAAATATGTAATATAGTACAGAAATACACTTGTGTTTCTGTACTTTTTTTATGTCTTGGAAGTACATTTAATACCATTGCACAAGATAAAAAAATAGCCAAGCCAAAAATGATTTTTATTGTTGAAGGCAAAGAAGTAACAGAAGAATACCTTTTGGTTTTGCAAAAAGAAAATAAGATAAAAGCAATGCATAATGGTGTTTCTAAAAAAGAGAAAAAAGCCATTGTAAAACGTTTTAAAGAACGATTGGATAACAACTTTGTAATGAAAATAGAAACCTTTTCTGATGAAGAAATATTAGCCAATAAAAAGAAACAGCTAGTTAAGAGTAAGTCTAAACGTAAAGAAGTAAAAGTTGCAAAAAAAGAAGCGGTATCTGCTTCTAAAATTAAAGTTGGTGATACTATTGCTGCTTTTGCCCTAGAAGATATAAATGGAGATGTTTTAAAAAGGGAAGACTTAAAGGGCAAAGTAGTATTGTTAAATTTTTGGGCTACTTGGTGCGTACCTTGTTTACGAGAATTTTATGAAATACCAGAAGTTATTTTGGAACCAAATACTGGTAAAAACTTTGTGTTTATACCAGTCTCTGTTGGAGAAAACCGCTCTACTGTAGTTAAAAAAATGACCGAGCTTAAGGATAGAGGAGTAGACTTTAACGTATATTTAGATCCTAAAAATGAGTTTTACAGTGGCTATAGAAAGCAAGGAATACCGCTAAACTATATAATAGATAAAAATGGAGTGGTTGTTTATATTTCTATGGGCTATAATGAAGATAATCTACAGAAATTAGCAGCTAAAATTAAGCAACTTGTAGACTGATATTTTACTAAAAAAAAGCTTCAAACTATTGGTAAAACCTTTAGCTTGAAGCTTGTTATATTTTTTAAGTTATATTATTTAATGTAAACGGTCTTTTTGTTTACAAACTCTAACATACCTTCTTTAGACAATTCTCTGCCGTAACCAGAGGCCTTTGTGCCGCCAAAAGGCAATCTTGGGTCAGATTTTACCATTTCGTTTACAAAAAACGCACCATCTTCAATTTTGTCTATTGCTTGTCTGGCTGCATCTATATCCTCTGTAAATAACATAGCTCCTAATCCAAATCTGGAGTTGCTTGCAAGCTCTAAACTGTGTTCTTTATTATTTGCCTTTGTAATTGCAGCTACTGGTCCAAATGTTTCTTCCTTAAAAACAGGCATATCCTCTGTAACATTTGTGAGTATGGTTGGTGCATAATTAGCACCATTAAGCGTATTGCCTAAAATTACTTTTGCTCCTTTTTGTACCGACTCATCAACTTGTTTTTTTAATTCTTCAGCCAAATCATTGCGAGCCATAGAAGCCATAAAAGTTTCATCATCTTCAGGGTTTCCAACTTTTAAAGATTCAACTTCTTTTTTAAACCTATCTAAAAACTCATCATATATTCCCTCTTCAACAATAAAACGCTTAGCAGCAATACAGCTTTGTCCTGTGTTTTGAAACCTAGCTTTTACCATAGTTGGTATATAGGTATCTAAATCTGCATTATCCCACACAATACACGCGTTGTTACCACCCAATTCTAGTACAGATTTCTTTAGGTTTTTACCAGCAATACTAGCTATAGATTTACCAGCTTTTTCGCTGCCAGTTACACTAACAGCTTGTATAAAACTGCTTTCTAAAACAGATTCTGTTGCTTTATGGTCTGCAATTATTGTTTGAAAACAACCCTGTGGATACCCAGCATCTGTAAATAAATCTTGTATGGCTAATGCACAACCAGTTACATTTGCAGCGTGTTTTAAAACACCAACATTACCAGCAGTTAGCGTAGGAACAGCAAATCTAAAAACTTGCCAAAAAGGGTAGTTCCATGGCATTACTGCTAGCACACCACCAATAGGATCATAACTAATAAAACTTTCTTGTGCTTCTGTGTCTATAATAGCGTCACTTAAAAAGTTATCTGCGTTTTTAGCATAAAAATCGCATAACCAAACGCATTTATCTATTTCCGCTCTACTTTGTGCTATTGGTTTTCCCATTTCTGCGGTCATCAAAGCAGACAAATCTTCGCGTTTTTTTTCTAATTGTTTGGCTAATTTTTTTAATAAAGAAGTACGTTCTTTAATGCTGGTTTTTTTCCAACTTTTAAACGTTTTCTCTCCTGTTAGTAAAACAGAGTCTATTTCTTGTTTTGTATGTAAATTGTATGTTTTTATATCTTTTCCGTTAAACGGATTTATAGTTGTTATTGTATTGCTCATAGTTGTGATAATTAAAAAATTAGTACTTTTTGCTTTTCAAAATTAAGCAAGATAAAAGTTCTTCTTTGCTGCAAAGCATTAAATTATTGCTAGTATAAAGTTACTTCTTTTTCTTTTTTTCGTTACTCTTATCGGCTCCTTTTTCTGCATCTTTAAAGGCAACATTATCATCTACCTTACCTTTAAAAGCTGAGATCCATGCATTTTTAAAAATGTTGGTTACTGTTGGTAGTATTTTAGTTTTTACATTGGTTAAATCTCCTTCTACAGGAACTTTAGTTGCCAATGTATTTTGTTTCTGGTTTTTTAATATAAACTTAAAAAAGCCCACAAAACCTTCCCATAGGGTTTCAAAAAATCCATCTTCCTTACTAATAAGTTTAGCGTCTTTTAAAATAGGTTTAAAATACCCAGTTAAAAAACCATCTGCAATAGCAATTTCACTATACAAATTAAAGTTACCTTCTTTAAAATCTATGCCGCTATAGTGATTTGTAAAATTGTTTAAGGCAGTTGCATTTGCATTTTCTAAAGCTAAGGAAACATCTATATTAGGAATCTGCTTTACCAAATCCATTTTACCGTCTAGTTTTAATTTACCGTTTCCTATAGATACTGCCGTGGCATTAATAGTAGAAGGTAGGTTGCGCTTTTTTTGCACAACATTTCTAAGGTTATTTGCTTGTAAATTTATGTCTCTTAAATGTAAATCTATACTAGGACTAGTATTAATTTCTACAAAAGCAGCTTTTCCGTTGGTAATAGTTAAGTGGTTAATATCTATAGGAACTATGTCTGTTAATGCTTTAGACCAATCTTCTATATCTGTACTGTCTGTAGTTTTATGATCTTCAAAAACATAAATTATACTGGGCTTAGTTAAATACAACTCACTTACAATTTCACCGTTTAAAAGAGCTCTCCATTGTATAGATATATCTGTTTTATCTACAGCAATAAAAGGAACTTGTGATTTGGCTTCTTTTTTGTTTAAATACAAACCATTAATTACGTATGCACCGCGAATTAAAGAAATGTCTATATCTTTTACGTGACCATAATACCCTGGTATTTCTGCTAAAACATTGTTTACATAATTTTTTACAAGCGTAGGTAAAAGTAGGCGTGCCACTATTACAATAGTTAGTATTGTTAGTGGTATTACATACCTTTTCTTTTTATATATTTTACGCTTACTCACTATGTTATTGGTTATTGTTGTTAGATTTAATTTTGATGTGCTTTTCTACATCTGATGGTGTTTTAATTACATAAAACTTATCTGCATTAATTAAAATAGCGTAGGCTAGTGTTTCTGGGCTATTTTGAAGCACTTTAATACAATCATCAGTAGTAATATCTACTTTGTCTTCACCGTAAATTTCTATAAAATTTGGATGGTCTTGATCTATTAAATCGCATATATTAATGTTTAGTTTATCTGCAATTTCTGCCCATTGTGTGCCAGTAATTTTTGTTTTAGAATTGTCTATGGTAAGTACTTCTTTTTCTGCAGATTTTACATAGCCAATAGTTTGTTTTCCTATGCTATTTTCTGAATTGTATATTAAAGTTACTTTATTATTATCTGTTGCAATTACTCCCATTTTGTTTGTTTTTGTGTGTTAAACTTTATTTTTTGTGGTGTTTTACTCCTTTTTTGTGCCTTTTCCGGTTAAAGCGTCTAGCAGTCCGTTATTAATATTAATCCATAAATAGTTAAAAAACGATTTTGTTGTATTGCGTTCTACTTCAATTTCTCCGTACCTAAAGTTGGTAGGGTTTTGCCTAGAGTCTTTTTTAATTAATAAGTTTCCTAGTTTTGTTAATAGCTTATTTACACCTAGTCTGTCTTTTTTTAATACCTTAAACTTAAAGTTGTTGTAGTTTATTTTTAAATCTCCTAGAGCAGTTTGTTTGTTGCCGCTAACGGTAAAGTACATGCGTTGCATATCACCTTCTGCTTTAACGCGTAGGTTGGTATTTAAAAAAGGATTTATGCTAGGGATATCTAAATTTTTAAAATTTCCCCAAGCCTTAAAAAAGTCTGTTTTTTTTAAGGTATTAAAACTCCAATTTAACTCTAAAGGTGTTTTACCCATTAGTAAAGAGTTTGTGTGTACAACCGTTTTAATGTTTTTATGATTTTGTAGATTAGAAATGGTTGCATTTAAGTTTGTAAAAGTTAATTTTTCTGGAGTTATGTTTTGTTCTAATTTTTCTTGATAGGCAATTTTTCCCTGATTAATTATTAACCTAGTAATTGCTAAATTAAAGGGTAAATCTCTTAGCATTTTACTATACATTGGCTTGTAGCTAAAATCATCGGCAATTAATTTGTCTCTATATACCTCTAGGTTTGGTTTATGAATAGTAAAGTTAGCTATGCCAATGAGTACTTTATTACCTGCAAAACTATAGTTGCAATTATTTATGTGTATGCTGGGTACTTTAAGCTTTACATAGTCACGTTCTGTTTTTATTTTTTGGGATAATTCTTTTTTAGTGTATTTGGTGTTTAGCAGAAGATTTTTAACGGTAAATGACTCGTTTTTAACATCTAATTCATCAACTAAAAGCTCTTCAAACTGGCCTAAATTAGCACGCAATTTTTGGGCAGATATGCTACTGTTTTTATACGTTATTGGTAATTTGTTTGAAGTGCTATTTGTGTTTATCGTTACACCTTTTAAGCTAATAAAAATACGTTTTGCGGCAGCAGTGGTATCAATTTTATTGGTCATAAAATTTACTGTGCCGTTTGTGGTTTTAAATTCTGCAATAGTAATAGGCTTGGCTAGTATTCCGTGTTTTTTAGTTTTGTTAGATTTTTCTGCCGTATTTAATTGGGTGTTGTGGGTTAATTTTGGGTTGTATATAGTAAGTTTATTTGCACCAAGCTTTTTGTGTATTAATAGGTTGGTGTAGCCAATGTTTTTAACCGCTATTTTTTGTGCCTTTAATAGTGTTTTTATCTTGCTACTATCTTTAGTTAACTCTTTAAAAACAATGTTATTTAAAGTAATGTTACCTAATAAAATATTAATATTTATGCTATTGTAACTTACTTTAATGTGGGGAGGCAAATTGTACTGTAAATGTTGTGTTATTGTATGCTTGGCATATAAATAAGTACCTAAAAGAGCAGTTAAGCACAATACAATTGTAGCTATGGTAATTTTTAATATGTTACTCTTTTTTTTTGTCATAGTTTGTGTAGTATTGGCGTAAATTTCACCAAGACTAATTTCCTAAGAAAATTAAAAAACGAGTATCGCAAGCAATTAAATCTTTAACTGATATAGAAAAAGAGTAAAAAAAAGCCCTTTAATTATATAAAGAGCTTTGTAGTGTTAACATGTAATATGTGTTACATTTTTATGGTGAAACCATTTGCGTGTTCTATTGTGTAATACGTGTGGTCTGGATCGTCTCTGTTAAGTTTTAATATTCCTTTTACAGATATTAAATCGTCCATAAAAAAGTTAGGTCTTTTGTCAAAGTACAATTCTATAATAGTTTCTGGCCCTCCATTGCCACAAAAGAAGCATGATGCCATAGGATTGTTAGATAGCATAAAAGAATCTTTTTGTCCTTCTAACACTAAAAAATATCCTGTAATAGAAATTTCTTTTCCTTCTAAAGCTAGCATTTGTTTGCTGTAAGTAGGTTTTAAAAACTCACCTAATTCTGCACCGCCTTCTGGTGTGGTATAATTTACACCTTGTATCATATCTTCCCAATCTAATAATGCTTGCGCAGAAACTAATTGTGCAGAGAATATAAAAAGAAATATAAGGCTTAGCTTTTTTATCATAGTTGTAATTTTTATCAAAGATAGTAATCCAATAATTGTTCCAAATACAATTTTATTTTTCTGAAGATAAAATTTTAGAAACGTTTAGTTTAAAAACAGATAGTGATGCAAATACAGATGCTATTACTGTAATGCCTAAAGTTGCAGCTAATAATATAGCTTCCCACTTGGTAGGAGTTGCTAAATTAAATGTATAACCATAACTGCTTTGTGCGTAGTTAGATATTACCCAGAGGCCAACTCTACCAATTACCCAACCAATAACATAGCCAATAAAGCCTAAAAATAAGCCCTCTAAAAGAACCAGCCATAATAATTGTGCGCTTGTAGCACCGTAAGTACGCAATACAGCCAATTCTTGTCTGCGTTCTCTAATGGCTTTTAAAAGACTAATAAAGATGCTTAAGCCAGAAACCAATAAAATGGCAATAGCAATAAGCTGTATTGTTTGTACGCCAACACCAAGTAACTTAACCAAACGGTTAATTTCTAAAGAGGGTAATGCAGCCTGCATATTGGTTTTGTCATTAATATACCTTGGCAGCTGCATCATTGCCATTGGGTTGCTAAATTGTATTAGTAGTGAGGTTACCTCTAAGTCTTCTTCATGATGGTGGTGCTCATCATCACTATGCTCATCAGCGTGGCTATGTACATCCCAAATACTTTCTAAATTTGTAATAATTAAATTGTCTACTACACTGCCACTTGGTTTTAAAATACCAACTACTTTAAATGGGTGTCCGTGGTGCTCTTCTAAATTTTGGTCTGCTAAACCGTGAGAACTTAAAAAGGTATCACCTAATTTTAGTTGTAATTTTTTTGCTGTTTCGCTACCCAAAACTACTTGCTGTGATTTACTAAACAACTCACCCGTTGCTAACTCTGCATTGTATAATTTTAAGTAACTAGTTTCTGTACCTAAAATACGTACACCTTTATAATTATCACCATAAGAAACAGGAACAGCAGCTTTTACAAGTCTACTTTTTTTGAGTTTTTCTGCTTCTATTAATTTTATATTTCCTGTAGGAGCATCTATATGTAATACAGATGAAAGTACCAATTGTAGTGGACTACCTTTGGCGCCAACAACTAGGTCTACAGGTTTTATATTTTTATCTAAATTACCTTTTACTTGTGCGCTTAGCTGAAGCATAAAGGTAACCAAGGCTACACTTAATACTAAAAGCAGTAAGCTTAATAAAGCATTAAGCGGTTTAGAAATTAAATTTTTAAAACTGAGCTTTACAAGATTCATAAATACAAATGGTTTTTGAACATTGTTTTTACTCTTTGGTCATGGGTAATTATAAGCAAATTTGCATTGCTATTACTAGCTTCTTCCTTTAGTAATGTAACAACCTTTTCACAGTTTTCATCATCTAAACTAGCAGTAGGTTCATCTGCAAAAATTATGTTTGGCTTATTTACTAATGCAAGAGCAATAGACAAACGTTGGCGTTGACCTTCACTTAATGCAGTTACTTTTTTATGTAACAAGTTGCTTATTCCTAGTCTTTCTGCTAATTCTTTTACTCTAGCAGAATCCTTTTTTTTATCAGGAAAATACAGGCGTAATTCTAAATTTTCACCAACAGAAAGTGCATTTATAAAATAATCGTTCTGAAAAATAATTCCCATTTCTCTACCTCTAAAAGCATCTAGTTTTTTTCTAGATAAATTTTGGAGTTCTGTGTTACCCACAGTAATACTACCAGAGCTTGCAGGTAGTAAACCAGCTAATAAATGCAAAAGAGTAGTTTTGCCTACACCAGAAGAGCCTAATATTAGCAAATGCTCTCCTTTTGGCAAAGAAATATCTGGAAAACTAAAGCTGTTTTCTGATGAATATGAAAATTGTAGTTTACTTGTCTTTATCATAAGCTTAAACACAAATATAATAAGTACATACATACCGTTTTTGTATTTATGAATTTATTATGAAATCTGTATTGGTTATAAAAAATAGAAAAAGACCTCTTAATTAAAAGAAGCCTTTTTCTTCACCACAAACCAAACAAATAAACGTTGAATAATCACCTACTCAACAACAATAAGCTTGTTTGTATTTTGTGTATAAACCAACAAACTATTTTTGAGGAGAGTTTATATTTAATTTGTTATTAAACTCTAATGTTCTAATAGGGAACGGTATATTAATGTCATTGGCATTAAATTTGGTTTTTATAGCTCTTATGGCTACACTTTTAGCATCTAACTTGTTTTTTGCGTTTTGTGCATCTACCCAAAATCTGCAAATAAAATTAATAGAGCTGTCTCCAAATTCTGTATAGTAAAATTCTATTTCGGAGTCATCATCATCCTTATATAACTCTCCAATTGCTTCTTTGGTTAATTTTTTCACCAATTCTAAATCAGACTCATACCCAACACCACATGATACAACTATTCTCATACGGGTGGTAAGTGAATAATTTTTAAAGGGGTTTTCAATAATGGTTTTGTTAGGTATAACCACTAAATTATTATCAAACTCTTTAAGTACTAAACTGTTTAAGTTAATATCTATAACCTCTCCAGAATAGCCATTTGTTTCTATCCAGTTTCCTATTTCTATTTTTTTTCTAAACGATAAAACCACACCAGATAAGAGGTTAGATAAAGTTCCTTGCAATGCCAAACCAATAACTAAACCAGATATACCAGCACCAGCCAATAATGTGTTTAAAGTTTTGCTTAGGTCCATTGCACCTAATGCTAAAAATAAACCAAGCAATACTACGGCAGTTGCGCTAATACGCCCAATAAGGTTAGAAATACTATCTTGTGGTATGCGTTTAGAAGCTAGTTTAACTACCCATTTGTTTACAAAACGTGCAGCATAATAAGATACTACCATTACAATAATGGCTACTATTATGTTAGGCAAGTTTTCTATTAATGCAGTTACCCAGCCTTCAATTTTATCATATATGTCTATAAAAGAAGCTTGTATTTTGTCGTTCATGTGGTGTGATTTATAAGGTTAATAATTGTGGTTAAACAATTTACCTTATGAGGTAAGCTCTTTGGCTCTAATTTTTAATTGGTCTTCTGTGTTTTTGCGCCAAGCGTCTAACATCCAACTAGATTTTTCTAAATCTGCAATGTAAGACCCCATAATATCTATTGTACCTTCATCACCAGCTTCTTCTGCAGCTTCAATAGTAATTTTCATTTGTTTTAATATTTTTTGATGATCACTTAAAATTTCAGCAACCATTTCTTTATCAGTAATTAAAGGGGTAACTTCTTTTATAGAAGATATTTTTAAGTACTTGCTAAAATTACTCACTGGGTGGTACCTTAGTGTTAGGACTCTTTCTGCTATTTCGTCAACTTTTACTCTAGCATCTGTGTATAATTCTTCAAATTTCTCGTGTAAATCAAAAAAGTTCTGACCTAAAACATTCCAGTGAAAACTTCTTAATTTTTGATAATACACACTATAGTCTGCTAATAGCATATTTAATTCACCTACTACAGGTACTAATTTGTTGTCGCTAATGTTTAAATAATTCATAAGGTTTGTGGGGTTTAGATTAATTGTTAAAGAATAGAATATCTACTCTTTATGCTTATTTGTTCTATACAAAACTACCCATAACAACCAAGCTAGCTTTGCTCTTTTAAATAGATTATTGACTCAAATGCAAATAGTGAAAAATTATACCTATTATATATATAACTGCATTTATTTACTTGTTTTTAAATGAGTTAAGAATTGCATTGATTGTGTTAAGAAGATCTCTAAACAAGCTTCATCTTTGCTGTATAGAATTTAAGTATTCACAAAAAATAGTATTAACCTTTAAATTAAAAATATTATGTTGAGATGGACAATTACGTTTGTGGTTCTAGCTTTAATAGCTGGAGTTTTAGGATTTGGAGGTATTGCAGCAGGTGCTGCCAGTATCGCTAAAATTTTATTCTTTTTATTTCTGATACTTTTTGTAGTGTCATTAATTACTGGAAGAAAAAGAAACGTTTAGCACACCTAAACTCACACAAATAAACGAGAATATTAATTTTTAAAAAGCAACAACAATGAAAAAGATAGCATATTTTGCAGTATTTGCATTTGCACTAGGTACAGTATTAACTAGTTGTAGAGACACTAAAACTACAGGAGAAAAAATTGAAGACGGAGTAGAAGAAGTTGGAGACGGAATTGAAGAAGGAGTAGAGGAAGTTGGAGATGAGATAGATGATGCCGTAGACGATAACGAATAACTAAAATTAACATAATTTTAGTACAAAAAGACAACGTTAGTGTTGTCTTTTTTTGGTGGTAACACCGTATATTTAATAATTAAAACATAAAACAATGAAAAAGATATTAAGTTTATTTTCAATTTTAGCTCTTACTGTATGTAGTTTACAAGCGCAATCTATTGCAGACAACGCTATAGGATTACGTATTGGTGATAATGATGGTTTTGGTGGAGAAATATCTTACCAGCGCTATTTATCTGAAAATAATAGATTAGAATTTGATTTAGGATGGAGAGATTCTAATGATGTAGATGCTTTTAAACTAGTTGGTTTGTACCAATGGGTTATGCCTTTAGATGGTAATTTTAACTGGTTTGTTGGTGCTGGTGCAGGTATTGGATCTTTTGATGCTGGTGAAAATGATGGTACTTTTGCTTTGGTAGCTGGTGATATAGGTATTGAATATAATTTTGATTTTCCTTTAATTTTATCACTAGATATGAGACCAGAATTAGGATTTAATGATGACTATTCTGATGATTTAGATTTAGATATAGCATTAGGTATTAGATACCAGTTTTAACAAAAACTGATAATAACACACAAAAAGGGGAGGCAATTAAATTTTGCCTCCCCTTTTTTAGTTAGAATAAATGCTTTACTTTTTCTACTAATTTTAGTGGTAAATTATACGGCGGATACCTCAAAGGAGCCTCTAACCAATTGGCT carries:
- a CDS encoding BlaI/MecI/CopY family transcriptional regulator, with protein sequence MKKLTNKEEEVLKILWKLEKAFVKDVLAEFKEDKPHYNTLSTMIRNLEEKGYVSHTAYGNTHQYYPIVEKEVYRKGFMSRAITDFYSNSYKSLVSNFVNEDKISVDELKEIINHIENNK
- a CDS encoding M56 family metallopeptidase, producing MEYLIFIAKSSLVIALFFICFQVFLRNETFFKAKRWFLLAGIFVAMAFPFLIITKVVFVNTPVVDFNQLTNTVVNQSSVENINWWLVILTVYAMGCIFFLGRFLVQLASLFSLINKGTSTRVGKYKMIEVTADTSAFSFFNYIVYNPSLHTANELKTIIKHEELHAKQKHSLDMLLTHLLCVLQWANPFAWWYKKMVSVNLEYLVDDAIVSHQNKKEYQYLLLQQSVHSMASLSVTNTFFNSLVKKRIVMLNKSKSRKESILKMGLVIPMLFCAVVAFNTKTIAQSKSVSNDLVSVTPKITVVENSKTIRVKDSVKTLENKAKKQAKAAHVQSKEKQAKVSNTFNFQIEDNAQATITPVSMTTPIREVKTPKNSYLTSKKPLIIINGEVMPSSFDMNLLIPENIEHINIFKSQSAIDRFGKKGENGVVEITTKK
- a CDS encoding TonB-dependent receptor plug domain-containing protein, with the translated sequence MKSVKIKISAVAIALLICMLGSNVQAQSSNFSFVGSTSKEKIKLLTIDILPTTTANDLAGFSKDAKKEGVTLSFSDVKRNDEGEITSISATYKTKDNATETYKKEKKWGIEPFYFYFSVKEKDKSVVSVGFKAKNNNQLSNILFVVNGQEVPKPFDVGMMDPEDIEAINVLKNESATAKYGSRGRDGVIEITLK
- a CDS encoding TlpA family protein disulfide reductase, with translation MKKICNIVQKYTCVSVLFLCLGSTFNTIAQDKKIAKPKMIFIVEGKEVTEEYLLVLQKENKIKAMHNGVSKKEKKAIVKRFKERLDNNFVMKIETFSDEEILANKKKQLVKSKSKRKEVKVAKKEAVSASKIKVGDTIAAFALEDINGDVLKREDLKGKVVLLNFWATWCVPCLREFYEIPEVILEPNTGKNFVFIPVSVGENRSTVVKKMTELKDRGVDFNVYLDPKNEFYSGYRKQGIPLNYIIDKNGVVVYISMGYNEDNLQKLAAKIKQLVD
- a CDS encoding NAD-dependent succinate-semialdehyde dehydrogenase, whose protein sequence is MSNTITTINPFNGKDIKTYNLHTKQEIDSVLLTGEKTFKSWKKTSIKERTSLLKKLAKQLEKKREDLSALMTAEMGKPIAQSRAEIDKCVWLCDFYAKNADNFLSDAIIDTEAQESFISYDPIGGVLAVMPWNYPFWQVFRFAVPTLTAGNVGVLKHAANVTGCALAIQDLFTDAGYPQGCFQTIIADHKATESVLESSFIQAVSVTGSEKAGKSIASIAGKNLKKSVLELGGNNACIVWDNADLDTYIPTMVKARFQNTGQSCIAAKRFIVEEGIYDEFLDRFKKEVESLKVGNPEDDETFMASMARNDLAEELKKQVDESVQKGAKVILGNTLNGANYAPTILTNVTEDMPVFKEETFGPVAAITKANNKEHSLELASNSRFGLGAMLFTEDIDAARQAIDKIEDGAFFVNEMVKSDPRLPFGGTKASGYGRELSKEGMLEFVNKKTVYIK
- a CDS encoding DUF748 domain-containing protein, which codes for MSKRKIYKKKRYVIPLTILTIVIVARLLLPTLVKNYVNNVLAEIPGYYGHVKDIDISLIRGAYVINGLYLNKKEAKSQVPFIAVDKTDISIQWRALLNGEIVSELYLTKPSIIYVFEDHKTTDSTDIEDWSKALTDIVPIDINHLTITNGKAAFVEINTSPSIDLHLRDINLQANNLRNVVQKKRNLPSTINATAVSIGNGKLKLDGKMDLVKQIPNIDVSLALENANATALNNFTNHYSGIDFKEGNFNLYSEIAIADGFLTGYFKPILKDAKLISKEDGFFETLWEGFVGFFKFILKNQKQNTLATKVPVEGDLTNVKTKILPTVTNIFKNAWISAFKGKVDDNVAFKDAEKGADKSNEKKKKK